Proteins encoded within one genomic window of Platichthys flesus chromosome 17, fPlaFle2.1, whole genome shotgun sequence:
- the polr1f gene encoding DNA-directed RNA polymerase I subunit RPA43, which produces MANLEHVEVDPKREKMSSEVPAAGDQVRPSEPYRDAVPCSIPSFAAASELLSAPYSCLVMNTHRRHVALPPMYLQKKRTGILVELEAELLKFSPSLKGVPLAYDNISIVGQHGDIYDDSSYIHMDIEANFILFQPTIGQKLLGKVNKLGVSHVGCLVHDCFNASIPKPNLVPMETWRDAGPRIGADLEFEVTALDADTAGVLLIRGRLDRTRVQELMAMGEGSESGIPADQPDTADTETKPETTEASPENTLKKKKKKKKDKVREEESEGEVTPPCQQDSVTTPELNGLTHEANGNEVGDKKKKKKKKEKRLKEEVVEEEEAGELCPVQGSDSSGYVSDKPSKKRKHETGREVKSEFSEVPEPPKSKKRKNHIEQLRI; this is translated from the exons ATGGCGAACCTCGAGCATGTTGAGGTCGACCCAAAACGTGAGAAAATGTCTAGTGAGGTCCCCGCCGCCGGCGACCAGGTCCGGCCGAGCGAACCGTACAGAGACGCAGTCCCGTGCTCGATCCCGTCGTTCGCAGCCGCCTCCGAGCTGCTGTCTGCGCCGTACTCGTGTCTGGTCATGAACACGCACCGGAGACACGTCGCGCTGCCGCCCATGTacctgcagaagaagaggacggGCATCCTGGTCGAGCTGGAGGCTGAGCTGCTCAAGTTCTCTCCGAG TCTGAAAGGAGTCCCTTTGGCTTATGACAACATCAGTATAGTCGGGCAGCACGGAGACATCTATGACGACAGCAGCTACATCCACATGGACATCGAGGCCAATTTTATCCTGTTTCAACCTACAATAGGGCAGAAATTACTG ggTAAGGTCAATAAACTCGGTGTAAGCCACGTTGGCTGCCTGGTGCACGACTGTTTCAACGCCAGCATTCCCAAACCAAACCTGGTGCCCATGGAAACCTGGAGGGATGCAGGGCCAAGGATCGGAGCTGATTTGGAGTTTGAAGTGACTGCTCTCGATGCTGATACTGCAGGGGTGCTGCTGATCAGAGGGCGGCTGGACAGAACCAG GGTCCAAGAGCTGATGGCTATGGGTGAGGGCTCGGAGTCGGGCATCCCTGCAGACCAGCCAGACACAGCAGACACGGAAACAAAGCCTGAAACCACAGAGGCATCTCCTGAAAACACActcaagaaaaagaagaaaaagaaaaaagacaaagtcAGAGAAGAGGAATCAGAAGGGGAGGTGACACCCCCCTGCCAACAGGACAGCGTCACAACACCAGAGCTGAATGGATTGACACATGAGGCAAACGGCAACGAAGTGGgtgacaaaaagaagaagaaaaagaagaaggagaagcgTCTGAAAGAAGAAGTagtagaagaagaggaggcggGTGAGCTCTGTCCCGTGCAGGGGAGCGACTCCAGCGGCTATGTCAGTGACAAGCCAAgcaaaaagaggaaacatgaaaCTGGTAGAGAGGTAAAATCCGAATTTAGTGAAGTACCTGAACCACCAAAAtcaaaaaagaggaaaaaccaCATTGAACAGTTAagaatctga
- the LOC133972733 gene encoding fer3-like protein, with the protein MDVELPGRLVDSALINFVNDMSLIEFPQKIALGPKQVNTTTPSPSNQARQDDSSWSLSLENDARTGELRAERLAMSPPRYYSRGAHDHAASKRRRIITVVQRHAANVRERKRMYSLNEAFDELRTKVPTFAYEKRLSRIDTLRLAIVYISFMRDLLKNT; encoded by the coding sequence ATGGATGTGGAGCTGCCGGGCCGCTTAGTGGACTCTGCGTTAATCAATTTTGTCAATGACATGAGCCTGATAGAGTTTCCGCAGAAGATAGCGTTGGGACCCAAGCAGGTGAATACCACCACACCCAGCCCGAGCAACCAGGCGCGGCAGGACGACTCGTCTTGGAGTCTGAGCCTGGAGAACGACGCGCGCACAGGGGAGCTCCGCGCCGAGCGTCTGGCGATGAGCCCGCCGAGGTACTACAGCCGCGGGGCGCACGACCACGCCGCTTCCAAACGCAGGAGGATCATCACCGTGGTGCAGCGCCATGCGGCCAACGTGCGGGAAAGAAAGCGGATGTACAGCCTGAACGAGGCGTTTGACGAGCTCAGGACGAAAGTTCCCACATTCGCGTACGAGAAGAGACTGTCCCGCATCGACACCTTGCGCCTCGCCATCGTCTACATCTCCTTCATGAGGGACCTGCTGAAGAACACATGA
- the twist1a gene encoding twist-related protein 1a, translated as MREEDSSPMDSAGNSEEETDLHLPRRGARKRRAARRSVDAEEEEGDAESQSPGRGKKRCRKSCEGGGGSAGSGGSEASSSPEGSFEDLHTQRVMANVRERQRTQSLNEAFTSLRKIIPTLPSDKLSKIQTLKLAARYIDFLCQVLQSDELDARGTSCSYVAHERLSYAFSVWRMGGAWSLSAASH; from the coding sequence ATGCGGGAAGAGGACTCCTCCCCGATGGACAGTGCGGGGAACAGCGAGGAAGAGACCGACCTTCATCTTCCGCGGAGAGGCGCGAGGAAGCGGCGGGCTGCACGGAGGAGCGTAgacgcggaggaggaggagggggacgcGGAGAGCCAGAGCCCGGGCCGCGGTAAGAAGAGGTGCAGGAAGAGCTGTGAGGGCGGAGGAGGCAGCGCCGGGAGCGGTGGCAGCGAGGCCAGCAGCAGCCCCGAGGGCTCCTTCGAAGACCTCCATACGCAGCGCGTAATGGCCAACGTCCGCGAGCGACAACGGACACAGTCTCTCAACGAGGCGTTCACGTCACTACGGAAGATCATCCCCACGCTGCCGTCGGACAAACTCAGCAAGATCCAGACGCTGAAGCTCGCGGCCCGGTACATCGACTTCCTATGCCAAGTCCTGCAAAGCGACGAGCTGGACGCGCGGGGAACCAGCTGCAGCTACGTGGCGCACGAACGCCTGAGCTATGCGTTCTCGGTCTGGAGGATGGGGGGCGCGTGGTCCCTGTCTGCTGCATCCCACTAG